A DNA window from Hordeum vulgare subsp. vulgare chromosome 1H, MorexV3_pseudomolecules_assembly, whole genome shotgun sequence contains the following coding sequences:
- the LOC123437517 gene encoding uncharacterized protein LOC123437517 codes for MEESLVKLFHKREIHLLVLLSFTLQMLLLFTGSLRRRSTNIFIRVSIWMGYLAADLAAVYALGYLSQHDDLNIVGQSTQPLAFFWAPFLLIHLGGQDTITAFSMEDNNLWLRHLLNLVGQVVLAVYVFQKSLGRHGMEILVSGVFVFIAGVIKYGKRIWSLKRGSTKSLESSNGHQYKQRLPNLNDLDCEYSKIVLDGLRSMPNVHNIFAARDPFSSNPDDSSSPGVTKRMLKLVELELGLMYDDLYTKALVLRTRIGIILRCISHISVVVAFALFLASDKQRYSRADTVVTYTLFFGGIFLDLVAMFIFMMSPWTWAWLKARKCHLLASMSWFLFSSDIGWPERKPLWSNSMGQYNFLSWVSDKDEARTCNQRVMAVVRRLAKLFGAGKKKIFWMSKMLDTEYVKADEKTMEVVVKGINSLRDEVFNGGRAWPNLGPLLKKIRIYIVADFGVAIVVMHMFTMATLNSAAAVAAGGGDADDDDDDMVQVCRKLCNYMMYLFVNLPAMLPLNASSEATLIELAQSRGELSGIQPSNLTLEKLYKVIRHEDDQPRRGTLEELYSIILDEEVEPSKETLEEMADMWVRLLVIAAGRSRGELQAAQLASGGELITFVWLLMAREGLGESERTRVRMTSTISSTDSAGCGTELKEIYAYYFPH; via the coding sequence ATGGAGGAGAGTCTGGTAAAACTATTTCATAAGAGGGAAATCCATCTGCTTGTGCTCCTCAGCTTCACACTCCAAATGCTCCTCCTCTTTACCGGTAGCCTTCGGCGGCGGAGCACAAACATATTCATTAGGGTTTCTATTTGGATGGGTTATTTGGCAGCAGACTTGGCAGCTGTTTATGCTCTCGGCTACCTCTCACAACATGACGATCTCAACATTGTTGGGCAGAGTACCCAACCACTTGCTTTCTTTTGGGCGCCCTTCCTCCTCATCCATCTTGGTGGGCAGGACACCATTACTGCTTTTTCCATGGAGGACAACAATTTGTGGTTGAGGCATTTGCTGAATTTAGTGGGGCAAGTAGTCCTAGCTGTGTATGTTTTCCAGAAGTCGCTTGGAAGACACGGCATGGAAATTCTAGTTTCGGGTGTCTTTGTGTTCATTGCTGGAGTCATCAAGTATGGAAAAAGGATATGGTCTCTCAAGCGTGGGAGCACTAAAAGCCTCGAGAGCTCCAATGGACATCAGTACAAGCAACGGCTACCGAATTTAAATGATTTGGATTGTGAATATTCTAAGATAGTTTTGGATGGTCTACGCTCAATGCCAAATGTCCACAACATCTTTGCAGCACGCGACCCTTTTTCTAGTAATCCAGATGATAGCAGCTCCCCAGGTGTCACCAAAAGAATGCTCAAGCTGGTGGAGCTTGAGCTTGGACTAATGTACGATGATCTATACACGAAGGCTCTTGTGCTCAGAACAAGGATAGGTATCATACTTCGATGCATCTCTCATATATCTGTAGTGGTTGCCTTTGCACTCTTCCTTGCAAGCGACAAACAGAGGTACAGTCGGGCTGACACTGTGGTGACCTATACACTTTTCTTCGGGGGCATTTTCCTAGATCTTGTTGCAATGTTTATTTTCATGATGTCACCGTGGACTTGGGCGTGGTTGAAGGCTCGGAAGTGCCACTTGCTTGCAAGCATGTCCTGGTTTCTTTTTTCCAGTGATATTGGATGGCCAGAGCGaaagccactttggtcaaattccATGGGACAGTACAACTTCCTGAGCTGGGTTTCCGACAAAGACGAGGCAAGAACATGCAATCAGCGAGTGATGGCTGTGGTCCGAAGATTGGCTAAACTATTTGGTGCCGGGAAGAAAAAGATATTTTGGATGAGCAAGATGTTGGACACTGAGTACGTGAAGGCTGATGAGAAGACCATGGAGGTTGTGGTCAAGGGGATTAACAGCTTACGTGACGAAGTCTTCAACGGGGGCCGAGCGTGGCCGAACCTTGGTCCCCTTCTGAAGAAGATACGGATTTATATCGTTGCGGATTTCGGTGTTGCTATTGTGGTGATGCATATGTTCACGATGGCAACCTTGAATTCTGCTGCTGCTGTAGCAGCTGGTGGAGGAGatgcagatgatgatgatgatgatatggtgcaGGTATGCCGGAAACTGTGCAACTACATGATGTACCTTTTTGTGAACCTACCTGCCATGCTGCCGCTCAATGCCAGCTCCGAAGCTACACTGATTGAGTTGGCTCAGTCCAGAGGGGAATTATCCGGGATCCAACCAAGCAACTTAACCCTGGAGAAACTATATAAGGTCATACGACATGAGGACGATCAGCCAAGAAGAGGAACATTAGAGGAATTATATAGCATTATACTGGATGAGGAAGTCGAGCCAAGCAAGGAAACGCTGGAAGAGATGGCAGACATGTGGGTGAGGCTTCTCGTCATCGCCGCCGGCAGGTCCAGGGGCGAGCTGCAggcggcccagctggccagcggTGGAGAGCTCATCACCTTCGTCTGGTTGCTCATGGCCAGGGAAGGGCTCGGGGAATCCGAGAGAACCAGGGTCCGGATGACCTCCACCATATCATCTACTGACTCTGCTGGCTGTGGAACTGAATTGAAGGAAATCTACGCCTACTATTTCCCTCATTAA